From the Sphingomonas sabuli genome, the window GCGGGTTGCCGACATTCACCGCGAACCCGTTCTTCAGCGGCCCCCACTGCATCGGCAGCGCGCTGGTATCCATCGCATAGGAAATCGGGATCCGCTGCCAGTCGAAGCTGGGTTCGACGATCGACACCTCGATGTCGCTTCCCCTGGCCGACCCCTCGATCACGCCCGCGGGCGTTGCGATGGTCCCGGCCCCGGTCAGCGCGACGACGCAGCGCGCCGCGTTGCCGCACGATTCGACCTCGCTGCCGTCATGGTTCCAGATGCGCATCGACACATCGGCCTTGTTGGACTTTTCGATCAGGATCAGCTGGTCGCAACCCACGCCGCGATGGCGGTCGGCGATGTCGCGCGCCAGCTCCGGCGTGATCGTCACGCCCTGTTCGCGCCCGTCAACGATCACGAAATCGTTGCCGAGGCCGTGCATCTTGTGGAAGTGCAGTGCCATGGGTCGGCGCCGCACTTAGGCAGCGCCGGGCGCTTAGTCCACCAGTGAAGGTTTTGAACGGCATGCAGAGGCCAGCGAACGAAGTAATGCAATCCGTCGTCTTTTCGGCGGTCCTCGATGCCATGCAGGCGCTGAAGAAGGCGTCGGGCGGGCTGCCCAACAACATGGTCCGCGACATTCAGGCGATCCATGCCAACGTCACCTTCGCCGATTTGCCCAAGGACGTGCAGGACGCGATCGTCGAAAGTACCCGTGCCGCCTTCACCATGCTGCTGAAGGAAGGCTATGCCGTCGGTCCCAAGCAGCAGATGCAGCAGTCCCGCCCGCTCGACCGCGTGCCCGAACGCGACCGCCGCCCGCGCCCTCCCGGCGACGGCCCGCGCCGCAGCCCGCGCCCGCCCCGCGGCGATGGCCCCGGTCGGCCTCGCGGTGATGGTCCCGGCCGGCCGCGTGGCGATGGCCCGGGCAAGCCCGGCGGTGGCCCCAGTGGTCCGGGCGGCCCCAACCGCCCGCGCCGCAAGCCCAAGGGCAAGCCCCGGCTGAGTTGATTTTCACGGCGGCTCCGCGTAGGGGGCCAACCGTCTTCGGACACCATTGATGTCGAGCACGCCTTGGGATGAGGAGTGCACGCCGGCCGACGAGGTTTCGTCCGCCGGCGCAAAATGCGTTGTGCATCCCTATCTAGGGCGCCCGGCATCACGAGGAGAAGTGCGTGTTTGACAACCTGAGCGATCGCCTTTCCGGCGTTTTCGACAAGCTGCGCGGCCGCGGCGCGCTGAGCGAGACCGACGTCCGCTCGGCCATGCGCGAAGTGCGCGTGGCGCTGCTCGAAGCCGACGTCGCTCTCCCCGTCGCTCGCGACTTCGTCGACAAGGCGACCGAAAAGGCGATCGGCCAGGAAGTGCTGCGCTCGGTCACTCCGGGCCAGATGGTGGTCAAGATCGTCCACGACCAGCTGGTCGAAACGCTCGGCGCCGACACGTCCGAATTGCGCGTCGACGTCAATCCCCCGGCGGTGGTGATGATGGTCGGCCTGCAGGGCTCGGGCAAGACGACCACGACCGCCAAGCTGGCCAAGCGCCTGACCGAAAAGCAGCGCAAGAAGGTCCTGATGGCCTCGCTCGACGTGGCCCGCCCGGCGGCGCAGGAGCAGCTCGCCGTGCTCGGCCGTCAGGCCAGCGTCGACACGCTCCCCATCATCGCCGGCCAGCAACCGGTCGATATTGCCCGGCGCGCGGTCCAGGCGGCGCGGCTGCAGGCCTATGACGTCGTCCTGCTCGACACCGCAGGCCGTCTCCACGTCGACGAACAGCTGATGGGCGAAATGAAGGCCGTCGCCGCGGCCACCAGCCCGACCGAAACCCTGCTGGTGGTCGACAGCCTGACCGGCCAGGACGCTGTCAACGTCGCCAAGGGCTTTGCCGCCGATGTTGATCTGACCGGCGTCGTGCTCACCCGCCTCGACGGCGACGCCCGCGGCGGCGCGGCCCTGTCGATGCGCGCGGTCACCGGCCAGCCGATCAAGTTCGCCGGCGTCGGCGAAGGTCTCGAAGCGCTCGAGGCGTTCCACCCCGAACGGATCGCCGGGCGCATTCTCGGCATGGGCGACGTCGTCAGCCTGGTCGAACGGGCGGCCGAGACGATCCAGGTCGAGGACGCGGAAAAGCTCGCGGCCAAGATGGCCAAGGGCAAGTTCGACCTCGACGACCTGCGCACCCAGATCGCGCAGATGCAGCGCATGGGCGGCCTCGGTGCGCTCGCCAACATGCTTCCGGGCATGAAGGGCATGAAGGGCGCGATGGAAAAGGCGCAGGACACCAAGGCGCTGGTCCATCTCGAAGCGATGATGAGCTCGATGACCGCGCGGGAGCGGGCCAGGCCGGAGCTGATCAACGCCAAGCGCAAGATCCGCATCGCCAAGGGCAGCGGGACGACCGTTCAGGAGGTCAACAAGCTGCTCAAGATGCACCAGGAGATGTCGACCGCGATGAAGCGGCTCAAGAAAATGGGCGGGCTGGGCAAGCTCGCCGCGATGTTCGGCGGTGGCGGCGGCCTTGGCGGTGCGGGCGGACTGCCCGACCTGACCGGCGCCGGCGGGGCCGGAGGACTTCCCGGCCTGGGCGGCGGAGCACCGTTCAACCTTCCACCTGGTTTCGACAAATTCACCAAGAAATAACGTAGTTTACGAAGAGGATTGATCACATGGCAGTAGCAATTCGTTTGGCCCGCGGCGGCAACAAAAAGCGTCCCTATTATCGCATCGTCGTGACCGACAGCCGCAATTCGCGCGACGGCCGCTTCATCGAAAAGGTCGGCATCTACAACCCGCTGCTGGCGAAGGATTCGCCGGAGCGCGTCAAGCTCGACGCCGACCGCATCAAGCATTGGCTGGACGTCGGTGCGCAGCCGTCGGACCGCGTCCTGCGCTTCCTCGATGCCGCCGGCATCAAGGAGCGTCCGGCCCGCAACAACCCGAAGAAGGCCGAGCCGGGCGAAAAGGCCAAGGAACGCGTCGAAGCCC encodes:
- the dapF gene encoding diaminopimelate epimerase, with protein sequence MALHFHKMHGLGNDFVIVDGREQGVTITPELARDIADRHRGVGCDQLILIEKSNKADVSMRIWNHDGSEVESCGNAARCVVALTGAGTIATPAGVIEGSARGSDIEVSIVEPSFDWQRIPISYAMDTSALPMQWGPLKNGFAVNVGNPHVVFFVDDPDTVNLDQRGPEIENDPVFPERINVHVATVRDDGIHMRSWERGAGLTLACGTGACATAVAAIATKRATSPVEVHMPGGSVTITWEKGEKLLMRGGATHVFEGDLELEHLARCAS
- the ffh gene encoding signal recognition particle protein; its protein translation is MFDNLSDRLSGVFDKLRGRGALSETDVRSAMREVRVALLEADVALPVARDFVDKATEKAIGQEVLRSVTPGQMVVKIVHDQLVETLGADTSELRVDVNPPAVVMMVGLQGSGKTTTTAKLAKRLTEKQRKKVLMASLDVARPAAQEQLAVLGRQASVDTLPIIAGQQPVDIARRAVQAARLQAYDVVLLDTAGRLHVDEQLMGEMKAVAAATSPTETLLVVDSLTGQDAVNVAKGFAADVDLTGVVLTRLDGDARGGAALSMRAVTGQPIKFAGVGEGLEALEAFHPERIAGRILGMGDVVSLVERAAETIQVEDAEKLAAKMAKGKFDLDDLRTQIAQMQRMGGLGALANMLPGMKGMKGAMEKAQDTKALVHLEAMMSSMTARERARPELINAKRKIRIAKGSGTTVQEVNKLLKMHQEMSTAMKRLKKMGGLGKLAAMFGGGGGLGGAGGLPDLTGAGGAGGLPGLGGGAPFNLPPGFDKFTKK